A window of the Arachis duranensis cultivar V14167 chromosome 5, aradu.V14167.gnm2.J7QH, whole genome shotgun sequence genome harbors these coding sequences:
- the LOC107489293 gene encoding putative protein FAR1-RELATED SEQUENCE 10, producing MCYVYVDFREIKPSDGDFFGTDSDEEFPRRDNLDFLDDDSEADKDRPQDKRIAELSQEDIMQLQFTDEEAVYRFYKTYAMMHGFAVRLDEVRRDSDGCVIMCQIICNRAGSRREEVEKHERIWDHRPLTRSFCRARIRARIDRKIHKWKVVSLYEEHSHGLVDPLDISMMREYYTFSVSDKAQAKNLHAIGIRTCHILRYLASQKGGYANLSFNQKDMYNLIT from the exons ATGTGTTAT gTGTATGTTGATTTTCGAGAGATAAAGCCATCAGATGGTGATTTTTTTGGAACAGACTCCGATGAAGAGTTCCCAAGAAGAGACAATCTAGATTTTTTAGATGACGATTCGGAGGCTGATAAAGATAGACCTCAAGATAAGAGAATAGCAGAGCTGTCACAGGAAGATATCATGCAACTTCAGTTTACAGATGAGGAAGCTGTTTATCGATTCTACAAGACTTATGCAATGATGCACGGTTTCGCTGTGAGGTTGGATGAAGTCAGACGCGATAGCGATGGTTGCGTAATTATGTGCCAAATTATTTGCAATCGGGCGGGCTCAAGAAGGGAAGAGGTTGAAAAGCATGAAAGAATCTGGGACCACCGACCCCTAACTCGAAGTTTTTGTCGGGCGAGAATTCGTGCAAGAATAGATAGAAAAATTCATAAATGGAAGGTTGTTTCGTTGTATGAAGAGCACTCTCATGGATTAGTTGATCCACTCGACATTAGCATGATGCGTGAGTATTACACATTCAGTGTCTCGGATAAAGCTCAGGCGAAGAATTTACACGCCATAGGCATCAGGACCTGTCACATCTTGAGATACTTGGCTTCTCAAAAAGGTGGATATGCAAACTTGTCATTTAACCAAAAAGATATGTACAACCTCATTACTTAA
- the LOC107489292 gene encoding protein FAR1-RELATED SEQUENCE 9-like, producing MIVKEFQVMWGDMVARYNLSSNSWFDQTYELRYLWDLAYLRDQFFGQIRTTCQCEGINSLIKAYVRKKDILLEFINNMETVVSHYRNNARVAEFNSKYTDPVLVTSLPTLEDFAAKIFTRNMFQEVRKKIEGACAMNTELVIQDGGKLYFKCNNFGVPEIDHVVEFDIVGRMLRCECLWFENREIPYMHIFACLKHQHIEVIPERLVCKRWTKNAKSDFMKSNIDDPNDSDKVLKCRLGVLGAECSRLIDVACKNSSDFVEAMNDVVNTITKTQNRGENPRNGNLDDNYVVDPLVVKTQKAGSVKNQQKIEKDRNIGGRIAAKSAFTDQVKTSSPGPNIPICASTSNEEFGMNSRLAESPVVAPETGMAD from the exons ATGATTGTTAAAGAGTTTCAGGTCATGTGGGGAGACATGGTAGCGAGGTATAACTTATCAAGTAACTCTTGGTTCGACCAAACCTACGAGTTGAGGTATTTATGGGATCTTGCATATTTGAGGGACCAATTTTTTGGGCAAATCAGGACAACATGTCAGTGTGAAGGGATTAACTCTCTAATAAAAGCATATGTGAGAAAGAAAGATATCCTTCTTGAATTCATCAATAACATGGAGACCGTTGTTAGCCATTATAGGAACAATGCAAGAGTTGCAGAGTTTAATAGTAAATATACCGATCCAGTACTTGTGACTTCTTTGCCGACACTTGAAGATTTTGCTGCAAAAATTTTCACTCGTAACATGTTCCAGGAGGTCAGGAAGAAAATTGAGGGTGCTTGTGCTATGAATACAGAGTTGGTAATTCAGGATGGTGGAAAACTATATTTCAAGTGTAACAATTTTGGAGTGCCAGAGATTGATCATGTGGTTGAGTTTGACATAGTTGGAAGGATGCTTCGTTGTGAGTGTCTGTGGTTTGAAAATAGAGAGATTCCTTACATGCACATATTCGCATGCCTAAAGCACCAACACATTGAAGTTATTCCAGAACGCTTAGTGTGCAAACGTTGGACGAAGAATGCCAAGAGTGATTTTATGAAGTCAAACATTGATGATCCAAATGATTCTGATAAGGTACTAAAGTGTCGTTTGGGTGTGTTGGGTGCTGAGTGTTCTAGGTTGATAGATGTTGCATGTAAGAACTCAAGTGATTTTGTTGAAGCAATGAATGATGTTGTCAACACAATTACAAAAACTCAAAATCGAGGTGAAAATCCACGCAACGGTAATTTAGACGATAACTACGTTGTTGATCCATTGGTGGTGAAGA CGCAAAAGGCAGGCAGTGTGAAAAATCagcaaaagatagaaaaagataggaaCATCGGTGGTAGAATAGCAGCTAAATCGGCTTTTACTGATCAAGTGAAAACATCAAGTCCTGGTCCTAATATACCGATTTGTGCATCTACAAGTAACGAAGAGTTCGGGATGAATTCCAGACTAGCAGAGTCTCCTGTTGTGGCTCCTGAAACTGGAATGGCAGATTGA